In the candidate division WOR-3 bacterium genome, one interval contains:
- a CDS encoding CCA tRNA nucleotidyltransferase, translated as MERLKDFILGDRHIQTLKEFSGQKDFYLVGGTIRDILLGVEPRDYDFAVSGSGIKFARSFARKIKGAFVLLSEADDEARVVKDDFIYDFIGLIDNDITEDLRRRDFTVNSMAINCRTLEFFDPFGGFKDLKKGILRPTSENSLTDDPLRVLRGFRFSLELGFKLDRSFFKLAKAVDLKGVAAERIGYELLRIMGAPASYKEILKMNELGLFLQIFPEARKIMEDDYLWGHSLGTYQALEKLLQQGFFRKIEPEFSTYFAVEKRIPLLKIAALFHDVAKPDTFLLKEGEVHFYGHDTKGAKIVKTLGYKRLKLPRSDVKMISRLVKEHMRLHLLATNQELTDRAIRRFFRDLEDDWFGAMMIAWADGYATAGWTRHLEEVFMRMIALKRKDDAEPKVERLINGYDLIALGLEPGPKFKIILQELFDLQLEGKIKSKEEGLKIALEIEKRL; from the coding sequence ATGGAGAGATTAAAGGATTTCATTCTCGGGGATCGGCATATCCAGACGCTCAAGGAGTTCTCCGGACAGAAAGATTTCTATCTGGTAGGCGGAACGATCAGGGACATCCTGCTCGGTGTCGAACCCAGGGACTACGACTTTGCAGTTTCAGGTTCGGGCATTAAGTTCGCACGTTCTTTTGCCAGGAAGATAAAGGGTGCTTTTGTGTTGTTGAGTGAGGCGGATGATGAAGCGCGGGTTGTGAAGGATGATTTTATCTACGATTTCATAGGACTGATTGATAATGATATCACTGAAGACCTCAGAAGGCGGGATTTCACCGTTAATTCAATGGCGATCAATTGCCGTACACTTGAATTTTTCGACCCCTTCGGCGGATTCAAGGATTTAAAGAAGGGAATTCTCCGACCCACTTCAGAGAATTCATTGACAGATGATCCTTTGAGGGTTTTGAGGGGATTTCGTTTTTCCCTGGAACTGGGTTTTAAACTGGATCGAAGTTTTTTCAAGCTGGCGAAAGCCGTAGATTTGAAGGGAGTGGCGGCTGAGCGTATCGGATACGAATTGCTGAGGATAATGGGAGCGCCCGCTTCCTACAAAGAGATTCTCAAGATGAACGAACTGGGACTCTTTTTACAGATCTTTCCCGAGGCGAGAAAGATCATGGAAGACGATTATTTATGGGGGCATTCACTCGGTACATATCAGGCATTGGAAAAACTCCTCCAGCAGGGTTTTTTCAGAAAGATTGAGCCGGAATTTTCCACTTATTTTGCGGTCGAAAAGCGGATACCTCTTTTGAAAATCGCCGCTCTATTTCACGATGTCGCCAAACCCGATACATTCTTGTTGAAAGAAGGGGAAGTGCATTTTTACGGGCATGACACCAAAGGAGCAAAGATCGTTAAGACCCTGGGTTACAAACGCCTGAAATTACCACGCAGCGACGTCAAAATGATCAGCCGTCTGGTGAAAGAACATATGAGACTCCATTTACTGGCGACGAATCAGGAACTCACTGACCGGGCGATCCGCAGGTTTTTTCGGGATCTTGAAGATGACTGGTTCGGTGCAATGATGATCGCCTGGGCCGACGGCTATGCCACAGCCGGCTGGACACGCCATCTTGAGGAGGTCTTTATGAGAATGATAGCACTTAAGAGAAAAGATGATGCCGAACCAAAAGTCGAGCGGTTGATAAACGGTTATGATTTAATCGCACTGGGACTGGAACCGGGGCCCAAATTCAAAATTATCCTGCAGGAGCTGTTTGATCTTCAGCTTGAAGGTAAAATAAAGAGCAAAGAAGAGGGATTGAAGATCGCCCTCGAAATTGAAAAGAGGTTGTGA
- a CDS encoding T9SS type A sorting domain-containing protein has protein sequence MIDLLLFTLLTQPVGIHQIEYYNYIDNAVFSSISQRPQEYIPLQTRINGMMKKYYGYCPYWIDTTCYQHFQMELLTHVAYFSVEIDPSTGELGDIPNQDRFFIIRDLAHNHGTAVHMTFIIFGSSNVTTFLNNDTARQNAIFSMSEFLTNYGIEGVNIDFEFVLGSVRDSFNLFIHNLYQAMIGHPGGRKELYIASIAVPEWYPGYDVAYLADNCDGLFIMAYDFHWSGASIAGPVSPCVPSSFWGQYCAAKSIGSYKECGADASKLILGVPYYGYDWPTESGDIGSNTTGSGVAVSYYSAFQNANTYGRLWDENSLTPWYRYYTTGWHQCWYDDSVSLDIKFGMVNDSMIAGAGCWALGYDRDYDHLWNTVRRNFWDSLYVAEKENSFCPTGVFFRTIFSRELEISLKNSFQPYRITVYDITGRRMSEEYTGGGSIRVGSGLKPGVYILFINDGVVEYRYKIIKLQN, from the coding sequence ATGATTGATTTACTGCTGTTTACGCTTTTGACACAACCCGTTGGTATTCATCAAATAGAGTATTACAATTATATAGATAATGCAGTCTTTTCTTCGATAAGTCAGAGACCGCAGGAATATATTCCTCTACAGACCCGCATCAACGGGATGATGAAAAAATATTATGGTTACTGTCCCTATTGGATTGACACAACCTGTTATCAGCATTTTCAGATGGAACTGTTGACCCACGTTGCGTATTTTTCCGTAGAGATAGATCCTTCAACAGGAGAGTTGGGCGATATCCCCAATCAAGACAGGTTCTTTATAATTCGTGATCTTGCACATAATCACGGAACAGCAGTACATATGACCTTTATTATTTTCGGCAGTTCCAATGTGACGACTTTTCTCAATAACGATACCGCACGACAGAATGCAATTTTCAGTATGAGTGAATTTCTCACGAATTACGGAATCGAGGGAGTGAACATAGATTTTGAATTCGTTCTCGGTTCAGTACGGGACAGCTTCAACCTGTTTATCCATAACCTCTATCAGGCGATGATCGGTCATCCAGGCGGCAGGAAGGAACTCTACATCGCTTCGATCGCTGTTCCTGAGTGGTATCCGGGTTATGATGTGGCATATCTTGCGGATAACTGCGACGGATTATTCATCATGGCATATGATTTTCACTGGAGCGGTGCTTCAATCGCCGGTCCGGTTTCACCGTGTGTTCCTTCCTCTTTTTGGGGGCAATATTGTGCTGCAAAATCGATAGGGAGTTACAAGGAATGCGGTGCAGATGCCTCGAAGCTCATTCTCGGTGTTCCTTATTACGGATATGACTGGCCGACTGAATCGGGTGATATCGGAAGTAATACGACGGGAAGCGGTGTTGCTGTGAGCTATTATTCCGCTTTTCAGAACGCGAATACATACGGCAGATTGTGGGATGAAAATTCCCTGACACCCTGGTACCGTTATTATACTACGGGATGGCATCAATGCTGGTATGATGATTCAGTATCGCTCGATATAAAATTCGGAATGGTGAATGATTCCATGATCGCCGGTGCAGGTTGCTGGGCACTGGGATATGACCGCGACTATGACCACCTCTGGAATACGGTCCGCAGAAATTTCTGGGATTCTTTATATGTCGCAGAAAAAGAAAACTCATTCTGTCCGACCGGTGTTTTTTTCCGAACCATCTTTTCACGGGAACTGGAGATTTCACTCAAGAATTCTTTTCAGCCGTATCGAATTACCGTTTATGATATTACGGGCAGAAGAATGAGTGAGGAATATACAGGAGGCGGTTCAATAAGAGTCGGTAGTGGATTGAAACCGGGGGTGTACATTCTTTTTATAAACGACGGCGTTGTCGAATACAGATATAAAATTATAAAACTCCAGAACTGA
- the trpS gene encoding tryptophan--tRNA ligase, translated as MAEKKRVFSGIQPSGRLHLGNYVGAIRNWIPMQDEYFCIYGIVDYHAMTVHFNPKEMEDRIFNAAVDYLAAGLDPGKSILMVQSTVSEHTELAWILNTITPIGWLSRVPTFKEKRKANPDYVHMGLFDYPVLMAADIILYKAEVVPVGDDQVPHIELTREIVRKFNSYFGETFPEPEAKLGDIPRILGLDGVNKMSKSLENCIYLDETKEQIWQKLSTAVTDTARKRRTDPGNPERCNVFTMHRAFSKDKDIEYCARECREAGIGCLDCKKILLENMYGVLQPLQEKQKELRNRKDYVYKILKEGQKKAKAIAERTMSEVYERIGIRTFH; from the coding sequence ATGGCAGAGAAGAAAAGAGTCTTCAGTGGTATTCAACCTTCAGGCAGGTTGCACCTCGGTAATTATGTCGGAGCCATCCGCAACTGGATTCCAATGCAGGATGAATATTTCTGCATATACGGAATCGTCGATTACCATGCTATGACCGTCCATTTCAACCCGAAAGAGATGGAAGATAGGATATTCAATGCAGCCGTTGATTACCTCGCTGCAGGGCTTGATCCAGGAAAGAGTATTTTAATGGTGCAGTCGACCGTCTCTGAACATACCGAGCTTGCGTGGATATTGAATACAATCACGCCGATCGGCTGGTTGTCACGGGTTCCGACATTCAAAGAAAAGCGGAAGGCGAATCCCGATTATGTTCACATGGGATTATTCGACTATCCGGTGTTGATGGCCGCCGACATTATTCTATACAAGGCAGAGGTCGTGCCGGTCGGTGATGATCAGGTACCCCATATAGAACTTACCAGAGAGATAGTAAGGAAATTTAATTCATATTTCGGTGAAACTTTTCCAGAACCAGAAGCCAAACTCGGTGACATCCCGCGTATTTTAGGGCTCGATGGTGTAAACAAGATGAGCAAAAGCCTTGAAAACTGCATATATCTTGATGAAACAAAAGAACAGATCTGGCAGAAGCTTTCAACTGCAGTTACTGATACCGCACGTAAGCGTCGGACAGATCCAGGCAATCCTGAGAGGTGTAATGTTTTCACCATGCACCGGGCGTTTTCCAAGGATAAGGATATTGAATATTGTGCGCGTGAGTGTCGTGAAGCGGGAATCGGATGCCTTGATTGTAAAAAAATTCTTCTGGAGAATATGTACGGAGTGCTTCAACCCCTTCAGGAGAAGCAGAAGGAGTTGAGGAACAGGAAGGACTATGTCTATAAGATACTGAAAGAGGGGCAGAAAAAGGCAAAAGCGATTGCCGAGAG